The following are encoded in a window of Ricinus communis isolate WT05 ecotype wild-type chromosome 4, ASM1957865v1, whole genome shotgun sequence genomic DNA:
- the LOC8286566 gene encoding uncharacterized protein LOC8286566 isoform X1, with product MALAGNSIILHNRAPLPTSLTPSNFRCKPINFYSKPQSLAHYNIRISPLSCFAKSTFISDDVEVQSINPTATPTTTWSEFASNVSGEWDGFGAEFTSEGNPVELPESVVPEAFREWEVKVFDWQTQCPTLAQSQEFAITYKTIKLLPTVGCEADAATRYSIDERNIGGIDNKVSAFAYQSSGCYVAVWPIQDNGMDKQFELEYCLIHPQDKESRVRVIQVVHVVNSKMTLKNIRVFCEQWYGQFRNGDQLGGCAIRDSAFASTAALQSYEVVGVWQGPTAVASFNASQTCFLKELKGDTMQKSVRDEHDLILLPKQLWCSLKGGKDGETISKVGWVSEHGFATTSTCIFSSDAKLKEVSIARETATLQGD from the exons ATGGCATTAGCAGGCAACAGTATAATCCTACATAACAGAGCCCCTCTTCCCACAAGTTTGACACCCTCAAATTTTAGATGTAAACCCATAAATTTCTACTCAAAGCCACAATCTCTCGCCCACTACAACATTCGAATTAGTCCATTATCTTGTTTCGCAAAGTCCACTTTCATATCAGATGATGTTGAGGTGCAAAGTATCAATCCCACCGCCACACCCACTACTA CATGGTCGGAATTTGCTAGTAATGTGTCTGGTGAATGGGATGGGTTTGGAGCAGAGTTCACTTCTGAAGGAAACCCAGTTGAACTTCCTGAATCTGTTGTGCCTGAAGCTTTTAGAGAGTGGGAAGTTAAGGTTTTTGATTGGCAGACTCAATGTCCCACTCTTGCTCAATCACAAGAGTTTGCTATTACTTACAAAACTATCAAATTACTTCCCACTGTAGGATGTGAAGCTGATGCTGCAACCAGGTATAGCATTGATGAAAGAAATATTGGAGGTATAGATAATAAAGTTTCCGCCTTTGCATATCAATCTAGTGGGTGTTATGTGGCCGTCTGGCCAATTCAGGATAATGGTATGGATAAGCAATTTGAGTTGGAGTATTGCTTGATACATCCTCAAGATAAGGAATCCCGTGTGAGAGTAATTCAGGTTGTTCATGTAGTTAATTCAAAGATGACACTAAAGAATATCAGGGTTTTCTGTGAGCAGTGGTATGGACAATTTAGAAATGGTGACCAGCTTGGTGGATGTGCAATTCGGGATTCTGCATTTGCTTCTACCGCTGCTTTGCAATCTTATGAAGTTGTAGGAGTTTGGCAGGGCCCTACTGCTGTTGCGAGTTTTAATGCTTCTCAAACG TGTTTCctgaaagaattaaaaggtGACACCATGCAGAAGTCAGTAAGAGATGAGCATGATCTTATATTGCTTCCAAAGCAATTATGGTGTTCACTTAAAGGAGGGAAAGATGGTGAGACTATCTCTAAGGTGGGGTGGGTGTCTGAACATGGATTTGCTACAACATCAACATGCATTTTCTCTAGTGATGCAAAGTTGAAG
- the LOC8286566 gene encoding uncharacterized protein LOC8286566 isoform X2 → MALAGNSIILHNRAPLPTSLTPSNFRCKPINFYSKPQSLAHYNIRISPLSCFAKSTFISDDVEVQSINPTATPTTTWSEFASNVSGEWDGFGAEFTSEGNPVELPESVVPEAFREWEVKVFDWQTQCPTLAQSQEFAITYKTIKLLPTVGCEADAATRYSIDERNIGGIDNKVSAFAYQSSGCYVAVWPIQDNGMDKQFELEYCLIHPQDKESRVRVIQVVHVVNSKMTLKNIRVFCEQWYGQFRNGDQLGGCAIRDSAFASTAALQSYEVVGVWQGPTAVASFNASQTCFLKELKGDTMQKSVRDEHDLILLPKQLWCSLKGGKDGETISKVGWVSEHGFATTSTCIFSSDAKLKVCCYC, encoded by the exons ATGGCATTAGCAGGCAACAGTATAATCCTACATAACAGAGCCCCTCTTCCCACAAGTTTGACACCCTCAAATTTTAGATGTAAACCCATAAATTTCTACTCAAAGCCACAATCTCTCGCCCACTACAACATTCGAATTAGTCCATTATCTTGTTTCGCAAAGTCCACTTTCATATCAGATGATGTTGAGGTGCAAAGTATCAATCCCACCGCCACACCCACTACTA CATGGTCGGAATTTGCTAGTAATGTGTCTGGTGAATGGGATGGGTTTGGAGCAGAGTTCACTTCTGAAGGAAACCCAGTTGAACTTCCTGAATCTGTTGTGCCTGAAGCTTTTAGAGAGTGGGAAGTTAAGGTTTTTGATTGGCAGACTCAATGTCCCACTCTTGCTCAATCACAAGAGTTTGCTATTACTTACAAAACTATCAAATTACTTCCCACTGTAGGATGTGAAGCTGATGCTGCAACCAGGTATAGCATTGATGAAAGAAATATTGGAGGTATAGATAATAAAGTTTCCGCCTTTGCATATCAATCTAGTGGGTGTTATGTGGCCGTCTGGCCAATTCAGGATAATGGTATGGATAAGCAATTTGAGTTGGAGTATTGCTTGATACATCCTCAAGATAAGGAATCCCGTGTGAGAGTAATTCAGGTTGTTCATGTAGTTAATTCAAAGATGACACTAAAGAATATCAGGGTTTTCTGTGAGCAGTGGTATGGACAATTTAGAAATGGTGACCAGCTTGGTGGATGTGCAATTCGGGATTCTGCATTTGCTTCTACCGCTGCTTTGCAATCTTATGAAGTTGTAGGAGTTTGGCAGGGCCCTACTGCTGTTGCGAGTTTTAATGCTTCTCAAACG TGTTTCctgaaagaattaaaaggtGACACCATGCAGAAGTCAGTAAGAGATGAGCATGATCTTATATTGCTTCCAAAGCAATTATGGTGTTCACTTAAAGGAGGGAAAGATGGTGAGACTATCTCTAAGGTGGGGTGGGTGTCTGAACATGGATTTGCTACAACATCAACATGCATTTTCTCTAGTGATGCAAAGTTGAAGGTATGTTGCTACTGTTag